One window of the Piliocolobus tephrosceles isolate RC106 chromosome 17, ASM277652v3, whole genome shotgun sequence genome contains the following:
- the SBK1 gene encoding serine/threonine-protein kinase SBK1, whose protein sequence is MSMGCPEPEPPRSLTCCGPGAAPGPGAGVPLLTEDMQALTLRTLAASDVTKHYELVRELGKGTYGKVDLVVYKGTGTKMALKFVNKSKTKLKNFLREVSITNSLSSSPFIIKVFDVVFETEDCYVFAQEYAPAGDLFDIIPPQVGLPEDTVKRCVQQLGLALDFMHGRQLVHRDIKPENVLLFDRECRRVKLADFGMTRRVGCRVKRVSGTIPYTAPEVCQAGRADGLAVDTGVDVWAFGVLIFCVLTGNFPWEAASGADAFFEEFVRWQRGRLPGLPSQWRRFTEPALRMFQRLLALEPERRGPAKEVFRFLKHELTSELRRRPSHRARKPPGDRPPAAGPLRLEAPGPLKRTVLTESGSGSRPAPTAVGSVPVPVPVPVPVPVPVPVPEPGLAPPGPPGRTDGRADKSKGQVVLATAIEICV, encoded by the exons ATGAGCATGGGCTGCCCAGAGCCTGAGCCGCCCCGCTCCCTGACCTGCTGTGGGCCAGGGGCTGCCCCTGGGCCTGGTGCTGGTGTGCCCCTGCTCACTGAAGACATGCAGGCCCTGACTCTCCGCACACTGGCTGCCAGCGACGTCACCAAGCACTACGAACTAGTCCGGGAGCTGGGCAAAGGCACCTACGGGAAGGTTGACCTGGTGGTCTACAAGGGCACAG GCACAAAAATGGCACTGAAGTTTGTGAACAAGAGCAAAACCAAGCTGAAGAACTTCCTGCGGGAGGTGAGCATCACCAACAGCCTCTCCTCCAGCCCCTTCATCATCAAGGTCTTTGACGTGGTCTTTGAGACAGAGGACTGCTATGTCTTTGCCCAGGAGTATGCACCTGCTGGGGACCTGTTTGACATCATCCCTCCCCAG GTGGGGCTCCCCGAGGACACGGTGAAACGCTGCGTGCAGCAGCTGGGCCTGGCCCTGGACTTCATGCACGGGCGGCAGCTGGTGCACCGCGACATCAAGCCCGAGAACGTGCTGCTGTTCGACCGCGAGTGCCGCCGCGTGAAGCTGGCCGACTTCGGCATGACGCGCCGCGTGGGCTGCCGCGTCAAGCGCGTGAGTGGCACCATCCCTTACACGGCGCCCGAGGTGTGCCAGGCGGGCCGCGCCGACGGGCTGGCGGTGGACACGGGCGTGGATGTGTGGGCCTTCGGCGTGCTCATCTTCTGTGTGCTCACCGGCAACTTCCCGTGGGAGGCGGCGTCGGGCGCCGACGCCTTCTTTGAGGAGTTCGTGCGCTGGCAGCGGGGCCGCCTGCCGGGTCTGCCTTCGCAGTGGCGCCGCTTCACCGAGCCTGCGCTGCGCATGTTCCAGCGCCTGCTGGCCCTGGAGCCCGAGCGCCGCGGCCCGGCCAAGGAGGTGTTCCGCTTCCTCAAGCATGAGCTCACGTCAGAGCTGCGCCGCCGGCCCTCGCACCGCGCGCGCAAGCCCCCCGGGGACCGCCCGCCCGCCGCCGGGCCACTGCGCCTCGAGGCGCCCGGGCCGCTCAAGCGGACGGTGCTGACCGAGAGCGGCAGCGGCTCCCGGCCCGCGCCCACCGCGGTCGGGTCGGTGCCCGTGCCCGTACCCGTGCCGGTGCCGGTGCCCGTACCAGTGCCGGTGCCTGAGCCCGGCCTGGCCCCACCGGGGCCCCCCGGCCGGACCGACGGCCGCGCGGACAAGAGCAAAGGGCAGGTGGTGCTGGCCACGGCCATCGAGATCTGCGTCTGA